Proteins found in one Ptychodera flava strain L36383 chromosome 3, AS_Pfla_20210202, whole genome shotgun sequence genomic segment:
- the LOC139130271 gene encoding activated RNA polymerase II transcriptional coactivator p15-like: MPTVSDQDKRYADVPGRKSPNLPEPSQEVSLPHKTPSSQPSAAALVPPPSKPGTTSQAGERQLRFLLHDTEMSARIVSVQMYKGNVYVGIREFFKKPDTGELIPTKKGINLNLDQWSRLKSIVQSIDEAAKTLTCN; encoded by the coding sequence ATGCCCACCGTCTCTGACCAAGATAAGAGGTATGCTGATGTTCCAGGAAGGAAAAGCCCTAACTTGCCAGAGCCTTCTCAGGAAGTGTCCCTGCCTCATAAGACTCCGTCCAGTCAGCCATCAGCAGCTGCTTTGGTCCCTCCACCTTCCAAGCCTGGCACCACCAGTCAAGCAGGTGAGAGACAATTGAGATTTCTTCTGCATGACACGGAGATGTCAGCTCGGATTGTGAGTGTGCAGATGTACAAGGGAAATGTGTACGTGGGGATACGTGAATTCTTCAAGAAACCTGACACTGGAGAACTGATACCGACAAAGAAGGGCATCAATTTGAATTTGGATCAGTGGAGTCGACTGAAAAGTATTGTGCAGAGTATTGATGAGGCTGCCAAGACACTGACGTGCAATTGA